A section of the Hippea sp. KM1 genome encodes:
- the pilB gene encoding type IV-A pilus assembly ATPase PilB, whose amino-acid sequence MTTLLGQLLLWNNVITQQQLDEALEEQKRTKKKLGTILIEKGFVDEKTLNEFLSKQYGVDSIDLNSIEIPKDVIKKVPAQIAKKYTLIPVAIEKNKIKVAISDPTNIFALDEVRFVSGLNVVPLFSNERSILRAIDKYYGTSTELEEIADEIAEFSSEVNVIKEEEGQESVEDLEKSAEDEPIIKLANTILSRAVVSGASDIHIEPYENDLRIRYRIDGKLKTIMTFARTMAPKLTSRIKIMSKLNIAEKRLPQDGRIRIKVSGKDIDLRVSTLPTVHGEKVVMRILDRSNVRVELEKLGFEDSDLNRYLKAINKPYGMILVTGPTGSGKSTTLYASLNKINNEFVNIMTVEDPVEYNIDGINQVHVKEEIGLTFAAALRSFLRQDPDIIMVGEIRDSETAEIAIRAALTGHLVFSTLHTNDAPSTVMRLVDMGIERYLIASSLILVLAQRLVRKICPYCKKQLDVPPEALEEIGFSKEEAKTVKVYKGEGCDYCNETGYKGRVALYEVMPVSDKIKRMILEGASVEQIRKQAIEEGMSTLRMSGLKKIKEGVTTIEEVMNVTFN is encoded by the coding sequence ATGACCACACTATTGGGGCAGCTTTTATTATGGAACAATGTTATTACCCAGCAACAGTTAGACGAGGCATTAGAAGAACAGAAGAGGACAAAAAAGAAGCTCGGCACGATACTCATAGAGAAAGGTTTTGTCGATGAAAAGACGCTCAATGAATTCCTAAGCAAGCAATACGGGGTGGACAGCATAGACCTAAACTCCATAGAAATTCCCAAGGATGTCATCAAGAAGGTGCCTGCTCAGATCGCAAAGAAATACACACTGATACCGGTGGCCATAGAAAAGAACAAGATAAAGGTTGCCATCTCAGACCCAACAAACATATTTGCCCTGGATGAGGTTAGGTTTGTAAGCGGTTTGAATGTCGTCCCGTTGTTTAGCAACGAAAGATCTATTCTTAGGGCTATAGACAAATATTACGGCACATCGACGGAATTAGAGGAAATAGCAGACGAGATAGCAGAATTCTCAAGCGAGGTAAATGTAATCAAAGAGGAAGAAGGACAAGAGAGCGTAGAGGATTTAGAGAAATCGGCAGAGGACGAACCGATAATAAAACTGGCAAACACCATACTATCTCGAGCCGTTGTAAGTGGAGCAAGCGATATACATATAGAACCGTATGAGAACGACCTAAGGATACGATACAGAATCGACGGCAAGCTCAAAACCATCATGACATTCGCAAGGACAATGGCACCAAAGCTGACATCCCGCATAAAGATAATGTCGAAACTGAATATAGCAGAAAAGAGGCTTCCACAGGATGGAAGGATCAGGATAAAGGTCTCAGGCAAAGACATCGACCTAAGGGTATCGACCCTGCCCACCGTTCACGGCGAAAAGGTCGTTATGAGGATCTTGGACAGGAGTAATGTAAGGGTTGAGTTGGAGAAGTTGGGCTTTGAGGATAGCGACCTAAACAGGTATCTAAAAGCCATAAACAAACCATACGGCATGATACTGGTCACAGGCCCAACGGGAAGCGGAAAATCGACAACGCTTTATGCATCGCTAAACAAGATAAACAACGAGTTTGTGAACATCATGACGGTTGAGGATCCTGTCGAATACAACATAGACGGCATAAACCAGGTTCATGTAAAGGAAGAGATCGGCCTAACATTTGCCGCAGCGTTGAGGTCTTTTCTGCGTCAGGATCCAGACATCATAATGGTTGGAGAAATCAGGGATTCAGAGACAGCAGAGATAGCCATAAGGGCGGCGCTCACAGGGCATCTGGTCTTTTCAACCCTCCATACCAACGACGCCCCATCAACCGTCATGAGGCTGGTGGATATGGGCATAGAGAGATACCTCATCGCATCATCGCTGATACTGGTGCTTGCCCAAAGGCTTGTCAGGAAGATATGCCCGTATTGTAAGAAACAGCTGGATGTGCCGCCTGAGGCGTTAGAGGAGATAGGCTTTTCAAAAGAAGAGGCAAAAACGGTGAAGGTTTACAAGGGCGAGGGGTGTGATTACTGCAACGAAACCGGATACAAAGGCAGGGTTGCCTTATATGAGGTTATGCCTGTATCCGATAAGATAAAAAGGATGATACTGGAAGGGGCAAGTGTTGAACAGATAAGGAAACAGGCCATAGAGGAAGGGATGTCGACCTTAAGGATGAGCGGATTAAAAAAGATAAAAGAGGGCGTAACCACAATAGAGGAAGTCATGAATGTAACATTTAACTAA
- a CDS encoding rod shape-determining protein: protein MFKSFINYFSNDLAIDLGTANTLVYVKGRGIVLNEPSVVAVKTDSKGAKKVLSVGKEAKEMVGRTPGNIEAIKPLKDGVIADFEVTERMLRYFIKKSKNKKSIFKPRIIIAVPHGITQVEKKAVKESAIDAGAREVYLVEEPMAAAIGAGLPVQDAVGSMVVDIGGGTTEVAVISLGGIVHSVSVRVGGDKMDTAIVNYIKKQYSILIGDSTAEAIKIEYGSVFPSEDEEEDNQPIVVKGIDLITGVPTSIEVSVEEIRKALREPVNVIVASVKDALEKTPPELASDIVDNGIMLTGGGALIRGLDRLIHKETGLAVKVHDEALFAVVKGVGMILDNIDLLGEVAID, encoded by the coding sequence ATGTTTAAGTCGTTCATTAACTATTTTTCCAACGATCTGGCTATCGATCTGGGCACGGCAAACACACTGGTCTATGTTAAAGGCCGGGGTATTGTTTTGAATGAGCCCAGCGTTGTTGCGGTGAAGACCGATTCAAAAGGCGCTAAAAAGGTCTTAAGTGTAGGCAAAGAGGCCAAGGAGATGGTCGGAAGAACCCCGGGCAACATAGAGGCCATAAAGCCGTTAAAGGATGGGGTTATAGCGGATTTCGAGGTCACAGAGAGGATGTTGAGGTATTTTATCAAGAAGTCAAAGAACAAGAAGAGTATATTCAAGCCCCGCATAATCATAGCCGTTCCTCACGGTATAACGCAGGTGGAAAAGAAGGCTGTTAAGGAGTCTGCCATCGATGCTGGAGCCAGGGAGGTCTATCTGGTTGAGGAGCCGATGGCGGCTGCCATAGGTGCTGGCCTGCCGGTGCAGGATGCTGTGGGCAGTATGGTTGTCGATATTGGCGGTGGCACAACGGAGGTTGCCGTTATCTCCTTGGGTGGCATAGTGCACAGCGTTTCGGTTAGGGTTGGTGGCGATAAGATGGACACGGCGATTGTCAATTACATAAAAAAGCAATACAGCATACTCATAGGCGACAGCACGGCTGAGGCGATAAAGATAGAATACGGCAGCGTGTTTCCCTCTGAGGATGAAGAGGAGGACAACCAGCCCATCGTCGTTAAGGGTATAGACCTAATAACGGGCGTTCCGACATCCATAGAGGTGAGCGTTGAGGAGATAAGGAAGGCCTTAAGGGAGCCTGTAAATGTAATAGTCGCATCGGTTAAGGATGCGCTTGAAAAGACACCCCCTGAGCTTGCAAGCGATATAGTGGATAATGGGATAATGTTAACAGGCGGAGGCGCATTGATACGGGGGCTTGATAGGTTGATTCATAAGGAGACCGGTTTGGCGGTTAAGGTGCATGATGAGGCGCTGTTTGCCGTTGTTAAGGGTGTCGGCATGATACTGGACAATATAGACCTTTTGGGTGAAGTAGCCATAGATTGA
- the aroE gene encoding shikimate dehydrogenase yields the protein MYVNGETDVYCVIGNPVKHSLSPILHTFMFEYYGINAVYVAFKTDNIDIAIEGIKALNIKGANITVPFKRDAFRLVDEVDEDARFLESINTIKNVNGRLYGYNTDFLGFKDMFEEYTKFCDENDNIVVLGAGGVSVSVIYALYKLNIKRVYLLNRNPIKGRKIQKKFKGMMDIIVSDLNDREILSSSNIIINCTSVGLDNNEMPIDLDLVEDPLIIDVIYFDTPLVKTARQRGLTSINGMDMFIGQAYYAFKIWTGIEFSKEAAENLLGDLEL from the coding sequence ATGTATGTCAATGGTGAAACCGATGTCTATTGTGTAATAGGCAATCCAGTAAAGCACAGCCTATCCCCGATTCTGCACACATTCATGTTTGAGTATTACGGCATAAACGCCGTATATGTGGCCTTCAAAACAGACAATATAGATATAGCCATAGAAGGCATAAAGGCGCTCAATATAAAGGGGGCAAATATAACGGTGCCGTTTAAGAGGGATGCATTTAGATTGGTGGATGAGGTCGATGAGGATGCCCGATTCTTAGAGTCCATAAACACCATAAAGAATGTCAACGGAAGGCTATACGGATACAACACCGACTTTTTAGGCTTCAAAGATATGTTTGAGGAATACACAAAATTCTGCGATGAGAACGACAACATAGTTGTGCTTGGGGCAGGTGGTGTATCTGTTTCTGTGATATACGCCCTCTATAAATTAAACATCAAGAGGGTCTATCTTCTAAACAGAAACCCGATAAAGGGCAGAAAGATTCAAAAGAAATTCAAGGGGATGATGGATATAATAGTAAGCGATTTGAACGATAGGGAGATACTCTCCAGCTCAAACATCATAATCAACTGCACATCCGTCGGTTTAGACAACAATGAGATGCCTATAGACTTAGACCTGGTAGAAGACCCGCTGATAATCGATGTTATTTACTTTGATACACCTTTAGTAAAAACAGCTCGTCAAAGGGGGTTGACAAGCATCAACGGAATGGATATGTTTATTGGACAAGCTTACTATGCATTTAAAATATGGACAGGCATAGAGTTTAGCAAAGAAGCAGCAGAAAATCTATTGGGGGATCTGGAATTATGA
- a CDS encoding glycosyltransferase family 9 protein, translating to MKILIIQLKQLGDVLLSTPIAEAIKSFNNTWRVDFLTSKAARPIIEDNPFIDNILTIKDGVVGEIETILKVRGMHYDAVLDLQRTGRSKRISLFSKAPIRSAFYKEGDNIYYNKPIKSTVEGYTAFERLEILKALGIENPKRAMPRLFFDESVEDRVKEYLMNHNISSYFVVAPTARKPTKMWKPERFGLLSDRISNLLGLKTVVVYGADDERQIAYECASKINNVHLIEKPFDIKGFAALVKNAAFLIGNDSFASHVAVSQSIKTIVICGPTSGWFIENNNTLLVYRGLSCQPCNNPSKCRLNFACYGELSVDFAFERIKGFLFK from the coding sequence ATGAAAATCCTCATCATTCAGCTTAAGCAGCTGGGCGATGTCTTGCTTTCAACGCCTATAGCGGAGGCCATAAAGTCCTTCAACAACACCTGGCGGGTTGATTTTCTAACCTCAAAGGCGGCCAGGCCCATAATCGAGGACAATCCCTTTATAGACAACATATTGACCATAAAGGACGGCGTTGTTGGTGAGATTGAGACCATCCTTAAGGTAAGGGGCATGCATTACGATGCCGTTTTGGATCTTCAAAGGACGGGCAGATCCAAAAGGATAAGCTTGTTTTCCAAGGCCCCGATCAGGTCTGCTTTTTATAAGGAGGGCGACAACATCTATTACAATAAACCCATAAAGAGCACAGTTGAGGGTTACACAGCTTTTGAAAGGCTTGAGATCCTTAAAGCCCTGGGTATTGAAAACCCCAAAAGAGCCATGCCCAGGCTGTTTTTTGATGAATCGGTTGAGGATAGAGTCAAGGAATACCTCATGAATCACAATATATCCAGCTATTTTGTCGTTGCCCCGACGGCAAGAAAGCCCACCAAGATGTGGAAACCGGAAAGATTTGGACTGTTATCTGACAGAATATCAAACTTGTTGGGTTTAAAGACCGTTGTTGTCTATGGAGCAGATGATGAGAGACAGATAGCATACGAATGCGCATCCAAAATCAACAATGTCCATTTAATAGAAAAACCGTTTGATATAAAGGGCTTTGCCGCTTTGGTTAAAAACGCCGCCTTTTTGATTGGTAATGACTCATTTGCCTCTCATGTTGCCGTAAGTCAGAGCATCAAAACAATCGTTATCTGCGGTCCGACAAGCGGTTGGTTTATAGAAAACAACAACACCCTTCTTGTTTATAGGGGGCTTTCCTGCCAACCGTGCAACAACCCCTCTAAATGCAGATTAAATTTTGCCTGTTATGGTGAGTTGAGTGTCGATTTTGCCTTTGAGAGGATCAAGGGATTTCTATTTAAATAG
- the mrdA gene encoding penicillin-binding protein 2, translating into MARRDRFLGKIELLKKNLSYLYLVVVISFVVLILRLFYLQIIKGDYFSSLAKRNSIRLVGIAPPRGDIKTSDGVFYAKNVPSFSVYLYKSKKLTDDILLKVSKLLGVDKDDLKQKLAYSGYYKSIPIKRNVDRRDVFRLLFDQEVSPFVNIEVEPKRVYPSNAYAYANVVGYISEVSLADLRANPLLKVGDLIGRKGIEKKYDAQLRGEWGYKEVEVSSKGAVVRVISTTPPRKGKSITLTIDSRLQSFIYNKLKENNLKGAVVVERPNGAILAIVDSDTFNPNFFVEGLTRKQWKELQKSGLLDLFDMATQGAFPPGSLIKPFVALAALQEGIIKPTTVVFCPYAVKIGKYTYRDWRAGGFGYIDLYRAIESSSDVFFYQLGMKLGIDKMDYYLSKFGFGKSPGLFSYCSKGNLPSRAWKYKRYSKGWYIGDTISTSIGQGFFLATPLQVAVAFSVIANEGIGYRPFLVEGSKSFPLYVFKSRYYKDIKKALWLVVNGTYGTAGKAKIDGLNICGKTGTSQVVSSAVYKRIKKRVKEGRMPIEKAVRYYPHAWFASFAPKDNPKVIVVVFLEHGESSANAAAFARLVYEKLIELGII; encoded by the coding sequence ATGGCGAGGCGTGATAGGTTTTTAGGTAAGATAGAGCTTCTTAAGAAGAATCTATCCTATCTCTATCTGGTTGTGGTTATCTCCTTTGTTGTCCTTATCTTGAGGCTTTTCTATCTGCAAATCATAAAGGGCGATTATTTCTCTTCTCTTGCTAAAAGAAACTCCATAAGGCTTGTGGGTATTGCCCCTCCACGGGGCGATATAAAGACATCAGATGGTGTATTCTATGCCAAGAATGTGCCTTCCTTCAGCGTCTATCTGTATAAGAGCAAAAAGCTTACAGACGATATTTTGCTTAAGGTATCTAAGCTTTTGGGGGTTGATAAGGATGATTTGAAACAGAAGCTGGCATATTCGGGCTATTATAAGAGCATCCCCATAAAGAGGAATGTGGACAGGAGGGATGTATTCAGGTTGTTGTTTGATCAGGAGGTGTCGCCATTTGTTAACATAGAGGTCGAACCCAAGAGGGTCTATCCGTCAAACGCCTATGCATACGCCAATGTGGTCGGTTATATATCGGAGGTCTCTTTGGCCGATTTAAGGGCAAATCCGCTGTTGAAGGTTGGCGATTTGATAGGAAGAAAGGGAATAGAGAAGAAATACGATGCCCAGCTTAGGGGAGAGTGGGGCTATAAAGAGGTTGAGGTCTCATCAAAGGGGGCTGTTGTAAGGGTTATCTCAACAACCCCGCCCAGGAAGGGTAAAAGTATTACGCTTACCATAGACTCCAGATTGCAATCCTTTATTTACAACAAGCTAAAGGAGAACAACCTAAAAGGGGCTGTGGTTGTCGAAAGGCCCAATGGGGCAATATTGGCCATAGTCGATAGCGACACATTTAACCCCAACTTCTTTGTTGAGGGATTAACAAGGAAGCAGTGGAAAGAATTGCAAAAGAGCGGGCTTTTGGATTTGTTTGATATGGCCACCCAGGGGGCATTCCCACCGGGTTCTTTGATCAAGCCCTTCGTTGCCCTTGCAGCCCTGCAGGAGGGTATTATTAAGCCCACCACGGTTGTTTTTTGCCCGTATGCCGTAAAGATAGGCAAATACACATACAGGGATTGGCGGGCAGGTGGTTTTGGGTATATTGACTTATACAGGGCTATTGAGAGTTCATCGGATGTATTCTTCTATCAGTTGGGTATGAAACTTGGTATAGACAAGATGGATTACTACCTTTCTAAATTTGGTTTCGGTAAATCACCCGGTCTGTTTTCGTATTGTTCGAAGGGCAATTTGCCATCAAGGGCATGGAAGTATAAGCGATATTCGAAGGGCTGGTATATAGGCGATACCATATCCACATCGATAGGGCAGGGGTTCTTTTTGGCAACGCCCCTTCAGGTTGCCGTTGCATTCTCTGTTATAGCAAACGAGGGTATCGGTTATAGGCCTTTTCTGGTTGAGGGTTCAAAGAGTTTCCCGCTGTATGTGTTCAAAAGCAGGTATTATAAGGATATAAAGAAGGCTTTATGGCTTGTTGTTAATGGAACATACGGAACAGCCGGCAAGGCCAAAATCGATGGTCTAAATATATGCGGAAAGACAGGCACCAGCCAGGTTGTCTCCAGCGCCGTTTATAAAAGGATAAAAAAGAGGGTTAAAGAGGGGAGGATGCCTATAGAGAAGGCGGTGAGGTATTACCCACACGCCTGGTTTGCATCCTTTGCCCCTAAGGACAACCCCAAAGTGATAGTGGTCGTCTTCTTAGAACATGGCGAATCGAGTGCAAACGCCGCTGCATTTGCCAGGTTGGTTTATGAAAAACTCATAGAATTGGGGATTATTTGA
- the tsaE gene encoding tRNA (adenosine(37)-N6)-threonylcarbamoyltransferase complex ATPase subunit type 1 TsaE, with translation MINKTYLTKSEKETAQIAKQIVDAMIKGKKRVVVFLEGEMGIGKTTFIRFALKALGISEDEFEGSPSFTLINQYKGNIYHMDLYRITEEEELYHAGIYEFFSNEGIFFIEWPEKLNIKPDITIKFKETLNWREIDVCQW, from the coding sequence ATGATTAACAAAACCTATTTGACTAAATCGGAGAAAGAAACAGCCCAGATAGCAAAACAGATAGTCGATGCCATGATAAAGGGTAAAAAGCGCGTGGTGGTGTTCTTAGAGGGTGAGATGGGCATTGGCAAAACGACCTTTATCAGATTCGCCCTCAAGGCGCTGGGTATAAGCGAAGACGAATTTGAGGGCAGTCCCAGCTTCACACTAATCAATCAATACAAAGGCAATATATACCACATGGATCTGTATAGAATAACGGAAGAGGAGGAGCTCTATCATGCGGGCATTTATGAGTTTTTCTCAAACGAAGGCATCTTCTTTATAGAGTGGCCTGAAAAACTCAACATAAAACCCGATATAACGATTAAATTTAAAGAAACCTTGAACTGGAGAGAGATTGATGTATGTCAATGGTGA
- a CDS encoding type IV pilus twitching motility protein PilT, whose product MGKKAQDLVELLEQMISMEASDLHITAGAKPKIRIHGELLDMDEYDHLSPADAQNLCYSVMTEMQKKTLEEDFDVDFSFGIPKLSRFRANVYIQRGTVAGAFRMIPYEIPPFEKLGIPPVVQQFATLKKGIVLVTGPTGSGKSTTLAALLDKINRERRVHIITIEDPIEFTYSHKMALIDQREVGSDVKGFASALKHILRQDPDVILIGEMRDLETIQAALTVAETGHLVFATLHTNSAPETINRIVDVFPPNQQEQVRTQLSVALQGVVSQTLIKKKDGKGRVLAMEIMIPNSAIRNLIRENKIPQIYSSMQMGQAETGMITMNQSIVNLYRKGLITYEAAIEASNDKKAIQRELDKIRYAKG is encoded by the coding sequence ATGGGTAAGAAGGCTCAAGATTTGGTGGAGTTGTTAGAGCAGATGATAAGTATGGAGGCATCAGACCTCCACATTACGGCGGGGGCAAAACCGAAAATCAGGATACACGGGGAGTTGCTGGATATGGACGAATACGACCACCTCTCCCCTGCCGATGCGCAGAACCTCTGTTATAGCGTTATGACGGAGATGCAGAAGAAGACATTGGAAGAGGATTTCGATGTCGACTTTTCCTTTGGAATACCCAAGCTCTCCAGGTTCAGGGCAAATGTCTATATACAGAGGGGGACTGTTGCCGGAGCCTTCAGGATGATTCCATATGAGATTCCCCCGTTTGAGAAGCTGGGCATACCGCCTGTCGTTCAACAATTTGCAACGCTAAAAAAGGGTATAGTCTTGGTCACAGGCCCAACGGGAAGCGGAAAATCGACAACGCTTGCGGCCCTTCTGGATAAGATAAATAGGGAAAGAAGGGTTCACATAATAACCATAGAGGACCCCATAGAGTTTACATACTCCCACAAAATGGCCTTGATAGACCAAAGGGAGGTTGGAAGCGATGTAAAGGGATTTGCCTCAGCCCTAAAGCACATATTGAGGCAGGATCCAGATGTAATACTCATTGGAGAGATGAGGGATTTGGAGACCATTCAGGCGGCTTTAACGGTTGCAGAGACCGGACACTTGGTCTTTGCCACGCTCCATACAAACTCAGCCCCAGAGACCATAAACAGGATAGTCGATGTATTTCCACCTAATCAGCAGGAACAGGTTAGAACACAGTTATCCGTCGCCCTTCAGGGCGTCGTATCTCAGACACTCATAAAGAAAAAGGACGGCAAGGGGCGGGTGCTGGCCATGGAGATAATGATACCCAATTCAGCTATCAGAAACCTCATAAGGGAGAACAAGATACCCCAGATCTATTCATCCATGCAAATGGGGCAGGCAGAAACCGGCATGATAACCATGAACCAATCCATCGTAAACCTATACAGAAAAGGCCTGATAACATACGAGGCTGCCATAGAGGCATCAAACGACAAGAAGGCCATCCAACGGGAGTTGGATAAAATAAGATACGCAAAGGGGTAA
- a CDS encoding rod shape-determining protein MreC — protein MRWVLAYIVIAFVLNVVVSVFRPVGGLLRSGVIGVLTAVSYPVSKGLGFVKSGFDRYLVLISVEEENKRLKRELAHCILINKELERFEKKDDKKGYSDLIEASFSFKGNFENDEIYLYVKKNLNLEENNCFVLSHKLALVGLVKRRVKKDIYVAQTVFNPSFVADVYIKSENGTFKALFMGSEYRPKVEFLDPNVKLNRGDGVYTTSALGIYPYGLFIGRVAQIKDVNGYYKVAYVDIDKSFFNDWQVFVLCRRKQ, from the coding sequence ATGAGATGGGTTTTAGCCTATATCGTTATTGCATTTGTTCTGAATGTTGTTGTATCGGTTTTTAGGCCTGTTGGTGGACTGTTGCGCAGCGGTGTTATAGGTGTTTTGACGGCCGTTTCTTATCCCGTTTCGAAGGGTCTTGGTTTTGTTAAGAGTGGTTTCGATAGATACCTTGTATTGATATCTGTTGAGGAGGAGAACAAGAGGCTAAAAAGGGAGCTTGCCCACTGCATCCTTATAAACAAAGAGCTTGAGAGGTTTGAAAAGAAAGATGACAAAAAGGGTTATTCCGATCTTATTGAGGCATCGTTTTCCTTTAAGGGTAACTTTGAAAACGACGAGATATACCTCTATGTCAAAAAGAACCTGAATTTAGAGGAGAACAACTGCTTTGTTTTGTCCCATAAACTTGCACTTGTTGGTCTTGTGAAAAGAAGGGTTAAAAAGGACATCTATGTTGCCCAGACCGTCTTTAATCCATCGTTTGTTGCAGATGTCTATATAAAATCAGAAAACGGCACATTTAAGGCGTTGTTTATGGGGTCAGAATACCGCCCGAAGGTGGAGTTTTTAGACCCCAATGTGAAACTGAACAGGGGCGATGGCGTATATACCACAAGCGCTCTGGGTATTTATCCGTATGGTTTATTCATAGGCAGGGTTGCACAAATCAAGGATGTAAACGGTTATTACAAGGTTGCATATGTTGACATAGATAAAAGCTTTTTCAACGACTGGCAGGTGTTTGTATTGTGCAGAAGGAAACAGTGA
- a CDS encoding type II secretion system F family protein: protein MPYFRWKGKDIKGRIKRGEIIASSKSEAIAKLKAKRISIITVKPAPKDIELPFLKTKVKERELMVVTKQLASMLSSGLPLDESLNIMAEQAESKKMGEILYSIKQKVESGASLSQALRDYKDVFSPMYVHMVNAGEQTGNLDGVLKRLSDMMEKHIALKRKVKGALIYPTMVTIVAVGVIALIMTFVIPTFAEMYSSSGMQLPLPTQIVINISLFMKKYFLKILLGLILFVIALRVGYKKSYGVRKFMDKLLLNLPIFGNLARKGSIANFTTILASLSSSGVDILDALQISAKTAGNLIMEETLTEVRDMVKKGENLSFAMASSGEFPDMVIQMASVGEETGTLDEMMQKISQYYEEEVDNAVKNLTSMIEPILIIVLGGIIGFLVISMYLPIFKMGSTIK, encoded by the coding sequence ATGCCTTACTTTAGATGGAAGGGTAAAGACATCAAAGGCAGGATAAAAAGGGGCGAGATTATCGCAAGCTCAAAGAGTGAGGCCATAGCCAAACTGAAGGCCAAAAGGATATCCATAATCACTGTCAAACCAGCACCCAAAGACATAGAATTGCCGTTTCTAAAGACAAAGGTAAAAGAAAGGGAGCTGATGGTGGTAACAAAACAGCTCGCCAGCATGCTCTCAAGTGGATTGCCGTTAGACGAATCACTCAACATCATGGCCGAACAGGCAGAAAGCAAAAAGATGGGCGAGATACTCTATTCCATAAAACAGAAGGTCGAAAGCGGAGCAAGCCTCTCCCAGGCCTTAAGGGATTACAAGGATGTGTTTTCGCCGATGTATGTGCATATGGTCAATGCGGGGGAGCAGACGGGAAATTTAGACGGCGTTCTTAAAAGGCTCTCCGATATGATGGAAAAACACATAGCTCTGAAAAGGAAGGTCAAGGGTGCCCTAATCTATCCAACTATGGTCACGATCGTGGCGGTGGGCGTAATAGCCTTGATTATGACCTTCGTCATACCCACCTTTGCAGAGATGTATTCCTCAAGCGGAATGCAACTGCCTCTGCCCACACAAATTGTCATCAATATCAGTTTATTTATGAAAAAATACTTTCTAAAGATACTCCTTGGATTGATACTATTTGTGATAGCCTTAAGGGTTGGATACAAAAAGAGCTACGGTGTCAGGAAGTTTATGGATAAGCTCCTTCTTAATCTGCCCATATTCGGTAATCTGGCCAGAAAGGGGTCTATAGCCAACTTCACCACCATACTTGCATCCTTAAGCTCAAGCGGTGTGGACATACTCGATGCCCTCCAGATAAGTGCGAAAACGGCCGGAAACCTCATCATGGAGGAAACGCTCACAGAGGTCAGGGATATGGTTAAGAAGGGTGAAAACCTATCCTTCGCCATGGCATCAAGCGGTGAGTTCCCCGATATGGTCATACAGATGGCCTCTGTGGGTGAGGAGACAGGAACACTGGATGAGATGATGCAGAAGATCTCCCAATATTACGAGGAAGAGGTGGACAACGCCGTAAAGAACCTAACATCGATGATAGAGCCTATCTTAATAATCGTTCTTGGTGGCATCATAGGATTCTTGGTTATATCCATGTATCTTCCGATATTCAAGATGGGCTCAACGATCAAATAA